One window from the genome of Candidatus Rickettsiella isopodorum encodes:
- a CDS encoding prepilin-type N-terminal cleavage/methylation domain-containing protein: MKNSVLLRSQQGFSLIEVMVAATILSISLIGFAQAQLLALQAAEHAYLINLANLKNIELAEGFKICRSRRFCFQPVLTLWKNEIQENFPKGMGLISKCNLSNYQSKIQWFSSFSKFPLSLDLLFSA; encoded by the coding sequence ATGAAAAACTCTGTGCTATTAAGATCTCAGCAAGGATTTAGCTTAATCGAAGTAATGGTTGCTGCGACAATATTAAGTATTAGCCTAATAGGTTTTGCTCAAGCTCAATTATTGGCTTTACAGGCTGCCGAACATGCTTACTTAATCAATTTGGCTAATTTAAAGAATATAGAATTGGCTGAGGGTTTTAAAATTTGTCGATCTCGGCGATTTTGTTTCCAGCCAGTATTAACACTATGGAAAAATGAGATCCAAGAAAATTTTCCAAAAGGAATGGGACTGATTTCAAAATGTAATTTATCTAACTATCAAAGCAAAATTCAATGGTTCTCTAGTTTTTCTAAATTTCCATTGTCTCTCGATTTATTATTCAGTGCATGA
- a CDS encoding leucyl aminopeptidase, with the protein MQYSINSLDLIKQKSDCLIVSIFQDKRLSRSAQLLDNHSQGYIQKILEKGDLIEECGKSLMLYNVPGISAPRVLLVYSGKESDLSLADFRKVISCMACILKSMQIDEITSFLTDISIKACDLDRQIRQSIELIEDCFYCFDELKTDKKNKISPPKRFIFNLPNSAERVNVSETIKQASAITQGIKLTKDLANLPANLCTPHIMAEQAKKLANDAGLTINILDEVAIKKEGMGGLLAVAQGSQEPVQFITLEYLGASEQKPVVLVGKGVTFDSGGICLKPAVGMEEMKYDMSGAASVMGILKTIAQLKLPIHVVGIMPLTENLPSGTAVKPGDVIKTLSGLSVEVINTDAEGRLILADALTYSERFNPDVVIDMATLTGAIIVALGAVATGMMSNNMELALEIEKAGQQSQDRVWSLPLWDDYQQQIDSNIADISNVGVGGGKSITAACFLSRFTKKLHWAHLDIAGTAWKSGPEKTATGRPVTLIVQFLLNRCKNNKK; encoded by the coding sequence ATGCAATATTCTATCAACTCATTGGATCTCATTAAACAAAAGAGTGATTGTTTAATCGTCAGTATTTTTCAAGATAAGCGACTTTCTCGATCTGCCCAGTTATTAGATAACCATAGCCAGGGCTATATCCAAAAAATTTTAGAAAAAGGTGATTTAATAGAAGAGTGTGGTAAAAGCCTCATGCTTTATAATGTCCCTGGAATTTCTGCACCTCGAGTACTTCTGGTTTATTCTGGAAAAGAATCCGATTTGTCCCTAGCAGATTTTCGTAAAGTGATCAGTTGCATGGCATGTATACTTAAGTCTATGCAAATTGATGAAATAACAAGTTTTTTAACTGATATTTCCATTAAAGCGTGTGATCTTGATAGACAAATCCGCCAAAGTATCGAGCTTATTGAAGATTGTTTTTATTGCTTTGACGAATTAAAAACAGATAAGAAAAATAAAATCTCTCCACCTAAGCGATTTATTTTTAATCTTCCAAATTCTGCAGAACGGGTGAATGTTTCAGAAACAATAAAACAGGCTTCAGCAATTACGCAGGGAATAAAATTAACTAAAGATCTAGCCAATCTACCCGCTAATTTATGTACACCCCATATTATGGCTGAGCAAGCCAAAAAATTGGCAAATGATGCAGGACTTACGATAAACATATTAGATGAAGTGGCGATAAAAAAAGAAGGTATGGGGGGGTTATTAGCCGTTGCGCAGGGTTCACAAGAACCTGTCCAGTTTATTACTTTAGAATATCTTGGAGCCTCAGAGCAAAAGCCGGTTGTATTAGTCGGTAAAGGGGTCACTTTTGATTCGGGTGGAATTTGCTTAAAGCCTGCTGTTGGTATGGAAGAAATGAAATATGATATGTCGGGTGCCGCTAGCGTCATGGGGATATTAAAAACCATTGCTCAACTTAAGTTACCTATTCATGTGGTGGGTATAATGCCATTAACTGAAAATTTACCCAGTGGTACTGCAGTGAAACCTGGAGATGTGATAAAAACATTATCAGGACTTAGCGTAGAGGTTATTAACACGGATGCAGAAGGCCGTCTAATTTTGGCGGATGCCTTAACTTATAGTGAACGTTTTAATCCGGATGTCGTTATTGATATGGCTACATTGACGGGTGCGATTATTGTCGCATTAGGTGCAGTAGCGACAGGTATGATGAGTAATAATATGGAACTTGCTCTGGAAATCGAAAAAGCAGGCCAGCAAAGTCAAGATAGAGTATGGTCGTTACCTTTATGGGATGACTACCAACAACAAATCGACAGCAATATAGCAGATATTTCTAATGTGGGTGTGGGTGGTGGCAAGAGTATTACTGCAGCTTGTTTTTTATCTCGATTTACTAAAAAATTACACTGGGCACATTTAGATATTGCTGGAACAGCTTGGAAAAGTGGGCCAGAAAAAACGGCGACGGGTCGACCAGTGACTTTAATAGTTCAATTTTTATTGAATCGGTGCAAAAATAACAAGAAGTAA
- the lptF gene encoding LPS export ABC transporter permease LptF, whose product MILFRYLTRELLASLSLITSLLFLILMSNEFVHYLNQVAGGKFAASILWKLIILESPRFLAILLPFSLFLSILFTYGRLYADYEMTVLNACGFSLGQLTRLSLPFIFLLTFMVAGLNLWLNPFLLSYRNKLLTQTGTAVELQTVQPGSFQQTNGGHRIIYVESVSADHKSVKNIFLAQTNSQKLSSEITPWTIISANSGYQMITPITKEPFFVAVNGKRYQGIPGQTEYYITQFLKYGIRIDLKTTAANKQQDDALSSITLWNASQAHKASYFSELQWRLSAPISILLLALLAIPLSRVNPRQGKYLHILPAIVIYIMYLNLLLVGRNWIENGDISYDWGLWWIHGLLILTIIFAWCYALGWNRVRYHLFRLFKLRQ is encoded by the coding sequence ATGATTCTTTTTCGTTATTTAACTCGAGAGTTACTGGCTAGCCTTTCTCTCATTACTAGCCTTTTATTCCTTATTTTAATGAGCAATGAATTTGTTCATTATCTTAATCAAGTAGCCGGCGGAAAATTTGCGGCAAGTATCTTATGGAAGCTGATAATTTTGGAGTCTCCTCGATTTTTAGCAATACTTCTTCCTTTTAGCCTATTTCTTTCCATACTGTTCACCTATGGTCGCCTTTATGCCGATTATGAGATGACTGTGCTGAATGCCTGTGGGTTTAGTTTGGGCCAATTAACTCGCTTAAGCTTACCCTTTATTTTCTTACTAACTTTTATGGTCGCTGGTTTAAATCTTTGGCTAAACCCGTTTTTATTAAGTTATCGAAATAAATTGCTGACTCAAACTGGGACAGCCGTAGAATTACAGACCGTGCAACCCGGCAGTTTTCAACAAACTAATGGAGGTCATCGCATCATTTATGTGGAAAGTGTCTCCGCTGATCACAAATCAGTAAAAAACATTTTCCTAGCACAAACAAATTCACAAAAATTATCTTCAGAGATAACACCTTGGACTATAATTAGTGCTAATAGCGGTTATCAAATGATCACTCCTATCACCAAAGAACCTTTTTTTGTCGCGGTAAATGGAAAACGGTACCAAGGAATACCTGGCCAAACAGAATATTATATTACGCAGTTTCTAAAATACGGAATACGTATCGACTTAAAAACTACCGCAGCTAATAAACAACAAGATGATGCCTTGTCGAGTATTACTTTATGGAATGCGAGTCAAGCTCATAAAGCCAGCTATTTTTCTGAACTACAATGGCGACTTTCAGCCCCTATTTCAATTTTACTTCTCGCTTTATTAGCGATACCACTAAGCCGAGTTAACCCAAGACAAGGAAAATATCTTCATATATTACCCGCTATAGTCATTTATATTATGTACCTTAATTTATTACTGGTAGGGCGTAATTGGATAGAAAATGGAGATATTTCTTATGATTGGGGTCTTTGGTGGATACATGGTCTGCTCATTCTTACCATAATATTTGCCTGGTGTTATGCTTTGGGATGGAATAGGGTCAGATATCACTTATTCCGTTTATTTAAGCTAAGACAATGA
- the lptG gene encoding LPS export ABC transporter permease LptG, whose protein sequence is MKIIDRYLGRTIISTTLSVLGILLILFSLIKLIAETRDIGYGHYTLASAFYYVLLTLPSQFYSFFPVAILLGSILGLSVLAKHSELMILHSSGVSLYQMAWSLIKATLLMVFLTVLIGEGLAPRAARLAENHKSFLTTNGQTLMTQQGAVWIRDGHNYIYIQSILDPTHLNKVSRYQFDDNNNLLKASFAKQVNYEKNEWHAYDIATSLISLKKIKARHIAHEIWPFSFSPKLLNISIIQPQEMSLRQLNDYIRYRKKNLLNTSQYSLAFWQRILQPAAIWVMLCLAIPFTFKHLRTLATSLRTIAGIAVGFGFYLLNNFFGPFAIVYQWPPFLAALLPILIFMFIAIILMRWAK, encoded by the coding sequence ATGAAAATCATCGATCGCTATTTAGGCAGAACCATTATCAGTACCACCCTTTCTGTACTTGGGATATTGTTAATCCTGTTTTCGCTTATTAAATTAATTGCTGAAACACGTGATATTGGATATGGCCACTATACTTTAGCCAGTGCTTTTTATTATGTATTACTCACTCTACCATCCCAATTTTACAGCTTTTTCCCAGTAGCTATTTTGCTGGGTAGTATTCTTGGTTTAAGCGTTTTAGCAAAGCATAGTGAGTTAATGATATTACATTCCAGTGGCGTTTCTCTTTATCAAATGGCTTGGAGTTTAATTAAAGCGACTTTGCTGATGGTTTTCCTAACGGTTTTGATTGGGGAAGGTTTAGCGCCACGCGCTGCTCGGCTAGCAGAAAATCATAAATCCTTTCTTACCACAAATGGACAAACCCTAATGACCCAACAAGGGGCTGTTTGGATTCGAGATGGACATAATTATATATATATTCAATCAATTTTGGATCCAACTCATTTAAATAAAGTGAGCCGTTACCAATTTGATGATAATAATAATCTACTGAAAGCAAGCTTTGCCAAGCAGGTTAATTATGAAAAAAATGAATGGCATGCCTATGATATTGCAACCAGTCTCATTAGCCTAAAAAAAATTAAAGCCAGACATATTGCACATGAAATTTGGCCATTTTCTTTTAGTCCAAAACTTTTAAATATCTCTATTATTCAACCACAAGAAATGTCTTTAAGACAACTTAATGATTATATTCGTTATCGTAAAAAAAATCTTCTAAATACTAGTCAATATTCTTTAGCTTTTTGGCAACGTATACTACAGCCTGCTGCCATATGGGTTATGCTTTGTTTGGCTATTCCTTTTACTTTTAAACATTTAAGAACTTTAGCGACCAGTTTGAGGACTATTGCAGGAATTGCAGTAGGATTTGGTTTCTATCTCTTAAATAATTTTTTTGGTCCATTCGCTATTGTCTATCAATGGCCGCCCTTTTTAGCGGCACTACTTCCTATACTCATTTTTATGTTCATCGCTATTATATTAATGCGTTGGGCAAAATAA
- a CDS encoding NAD+ synthase, with amino-acid sequence MSTIFRIAVAQLNFLVGDIKGNTQIILDSIQKAKQVSADLLIFPELALSGYPSEDLLLREDFKNQIQHALKIIQKKSIDIAILLGHPDFSSKGIYNAASLIENKKIVSTYHKQCLPNYGVFDEYRYFIPGNAGGLFTIKGLHIGILICEDLWYSQPASILKENGAQLLICINASPFDYIKAKQRLKVTTDRIKETNLPILYVHGIGGQDDLIFDGGSQALDAKGHLVAEAGFFKETLWLVDLKINSLAQFVPQTLLSQPLTNEIIYKALILGVRDYVNKNHFPGVLIGLSGGIDSALVLAIAVDALGKDRVHAVFLPSRYTSKLSQHIVQALVNKLGVHVNTLSIEPSFSAFLTTLNLDPKHPPVGLAIENIQARCRAIILMALSNQQGHLLLNCTNKSELAVGYGTLYGDMVGGFSVLKDVSKTRVYQLATYRNSEHIFPSSLMTRPPSAELFENQKDEDTLPPYDQLDPILELYVEQDKSIDDIVKAGFTREVAQKVINLVNKNEYKRRQLALGPRITPRAFGRERRYPITSGFLSS; translated from the coding sequence ATGTCAACAATATTCCGCATTGCCGTTGCACAATTAAATTTCTTAGTGGGTGATATTAAAGGAAATACACAAATAATTTTAGATAGTATACAAAAAGCCAAGCAAGTTTCAGCTGATCTGTTGATTTTTCCTGAGCTCGCATTAAGTGGTTATCCTTCTGAAGATTTACTATTACGTGAAGATTTTAAAAATCAAATCCAACACGCTTTAAAAATTATTCAAAAAAAATCAATAGATATCGCTATTTTATTAGGTCATCCCGATTTTAGTTCTAAAGGAATTTATAATGCAGCAAGCCTAATTGAAAATAAAAAAATTGTTAGTACCTACCACAAACAATGTTTACCCAACTACGGTGTCTTTGATGAATATCGTTATTTCATACCTGGAAATGCAGGTGGTTTATTCACAATAAAAGGTTTACATATAGGTATTTTAATTTGTGAAGATCTATGGTATAGCCAACCTGCTTCAATACTCAAAGAAAATGGTGCACAATTATTAATATGCATCAACGCTTCTCCTTTTGATTATATAAAAGCCAAGCAACGTTTAAAAGTAACCACCGACCGTATAAAAGAAACAAACTTGCCTATACTTTATGTGCATGGGATAGGCGGACAAGACGATTTAATATTTGATGGTGGTTCTCAAGCACTTGATGCTAAGGGACATCTTGTCGCCGAAGCCGGTTTTTTTAAAGAAACCTTATGGTTAGTCGATCTCAAAATTAATTCATTGGCTCAATTTGTACCACAAACTCTTTTATCCCAACCATTAACGAATGAAATTATCTATAAAGCCTTAATCCTTGGAGTGCGTGATTATGTTAATAAGAATCATTTTCCGGGGGTTTTAATCGGTCTTTCCGGTGGTATCGATTCTGCTTTAGTATTAGCTATTGCAGTGGATGCTTTAGGAAAAGATCGTGTTCACGCCGTATTTTTACCCTCTCGTTACACATCTAAACTAAGTCAACATATTGTACAAGCCCTTGTTAATAAATTAGGCGTGCATGTTAATACATTATCCATTGAACCGAGTTTTTCAGCTTTTTTAACTACATTAAATTTAGATCCGAAACATCCTCCTGTAGGACTTGCCATTGAAAATATCCAAGCACGTTGTCGTGCTATAATACTGATGGCTCTATCTAATCAACAGGGACACCTCCTATTAAATTGTACGAATAAAAGTGAGCTAGCAGTCGGTTATGGTACTTTATATGGAGATATGGTCGGCGGATTTTCAGTCCTTAAGGATGTATCTAAAACTCGCGTTTATCAACTGGCTACTTATCGTAATAGTGAGCATATTTTTCCTAGCTCATTAATGACACGCCCACCCTCTGCTGAGCTCTTCGAAAATCAAAAAGATGAAGACACTCTACCCCCCTATGATCAACTTGATCCTATTTTGGAACTCTATGTCGAGCAAGATAAAAGTATAGATGACATTGTTAAAGCAGGATTCACTAGAGAAGTAGCACAAAAAGTTATCAATTTAGTTAACAAGAATGAATATAAACGCCGACAATTAGCATTGGGGCCGCGCATCACGCCACGAGCTTTTGGTAGAGAACGTCGCTATCCGATTACTTCGGGATTTTTATCTAGCTAA
- a CDS encoding outer membrane protein assembly factor BamD has product MKIFKFILVSFILAMLSACASHSNDPFIAFKGQTVNQIYQNAKESLLDRNFSQAIKSYEALDVLYPFNRYAEKAQLELIYAYYKDGDAPSAKAAAERFIHLYPHSQHIDYAYYMQAMADMDQDRGWYLRYVPIDLSLRDPGTMRLGYQEFAELIRLFPDSRYVPDARQRMIYLRNLFASYELHIADYYFHRKAYVAAANRANEIIQRYQGAPEVKKALIIMIKSYRILGLEGLASQSLAVFRLNYPDADYVNI; this is encoded by the coding sequence GTGAAAATATTTAAATTTATTTTAGTGAGTTTTATATTGGCTATGCTGAGCGCATGCGCCAGCCACTCTAACGATCCATTTATCGCTTTTAAAGGACAAACCGTTAATCAAATCTATCAAAATGCAAAAGAATCATTACTCGATCGGAATTTTAGTCAAGCGATTAAATCTTATGAAGCATTAGATGTATTATATCCTTTTAATCGTTACGCCGAAAAAGCTCAACTAGAATTGATATATGCATATTATAAAGATGGTGATGCACCCTCAGCGAAAGCCGCAGCAGAACGTTTTATTCATTTATACCCCCATAGCCAACATATTGACTATGCATACTATATGCAAGCTATGGCGGATATGGATCAAGATAGAGGTTGGTATTTACGTTATGTGCCTATTGATCTTTCTTTGCGAGATCCAGGTACTATGCGTTTAGGATATCAAGAGTTTGCTGAGTTGATTCGTCTTTTTCCAGATAGTCGATATGTTCCTGATGCCCGTCAGCGCATGATTTACTTGCGCAATTTATTTGCAAGTTATGAATTACATATTGCTGATTATTACTTCCATAGAAAAGCCTACGTCGCTGCAGCAAATCGTGCCAATGAGATTATACAACGTTATCAGGGGGCGCCAGAAGTTAAAAAAGCTTTAATTATTATGATTAAGTCTTATCGTATTTTGGGTTTAGAAGGATTAGCGAGCCAGAGTTTAGCGGTGTTTAGGCTCAATTACCCGGATGCAGATTATGTGAATATTTAA
- a CDS encoding YgaP-like transmembrane domain gives MFNVASNLESNERLSRLVIGIVLLIGVLLGLGKLFAFLVGVILIIEAIIGWCGIPILAEKFKLNEIFRKKDKM, from the coding sequence ATGTTCAATGTAGCAAGCAATCTTGAATCTAACGAACGCCTTTCACGTTTAGTGATTGGTATCGTTTTGCTGATTGGTGTGTTATTGGGTCTAGGCAAATTATTTGCATTTTTAGTAGGGGTTATTCTTATTATAGAAGCCATCATAGGTTGGTGTGGGATCCCTATTTTGGCAGAAAAATTTAAGCTAAATGAGATTTTCCGTAAAAAAGATAAAATGTAG
- the rluD gene encoding 23S rRNA pseudouridine(1911/1915/1917) synthase RluD, which translates to MKNTAQVINCQAIVPEHLAEKRLDQILSQLFPAYSRTRLQQWIRCQQVWVDGELKRPRDKIKAGAKITILASLNEEVSWDAEELPLDIIYEDEAILVVNKPAGLVVHPAVGNTHKTLVNALLHYLPELKKLPRAGIIHRLDKDTSGLLIIPKILNAYDKLVKQLQARTMKREYIAVIQGLLIAGGTINAPIGRHPRLRKKMAVTELLSGKPAVSHYRVMERFNHHTLIKVKLETGRTHQIRVHMAHIHHPLVGDKTYAGRFHLPKKASELLINCLHQFPRQALHAQCLGIIHPITLQPMEWQSPLPEDMKQLINCLREDKFNA; encoded by the coding sequence ATGAAAAACACAGCTCAAGTAATAAATTGCCAAGCAATTGTCCCCGAACATTTAGCAGAAAAGCGTCTCGACCAAATTTTGAGTCAGTTATTTCCTGCTTATTCTCGTACACGTTTACAACAATGGATTCGTTGTCAACAAGTTTGGGTTGATGGTGAACTCAAACGACCACGGGATAAAATAAAAGCGGGTGCTAAAATTACTATTTTGGCTAGCTTAAATGAGGAGGTCAGTTGGGATGCGGAAGAGCTCCCATTGGATATTATCTATGAAGATGAGGCGATACTCGTAGTGAATAAGCCTGCGGGCTTAGTTGTCCACCCTGCGGTAGGAAATACTCATAAAACACTTGTTAATGCTTTATTGCATTATTTACCTGAACTCAAAAAACTTCCCCGAGCAGGAATCATACATCGCCTAGATAAAGACACCTCTGGTCTATTAATCATTCCAAAAATTTTAAATGCCTACGATAAATTGGTCAAACAACTACAAGCACGAACTATGAAACGTGAATATATCGCTGTTATTCAAGGTCTGTTAATCGCTGGAGGAACTATAAATGCACCTATTGGTCGCCATCCAAGATTAAGAAAAAAAATGGCCGTTACTGAGTTGTTGAGCGGAAAACCAGCGGTCTCTCATTATCGAGTCATGGAGCGTTTTAATCATCACACACTTATTAAAGTAAAATTAGAAACCGGCCGTACTCATCAAATTCGTGTGCATATGGCACACATTCATCATCCTTTGGTAGGTGATAAAACCTATGCGGGTCGTTTTCACTTACCAAAAAAAGCCAGTGAATTACTGATAAATTGCTTACATCAGTTTCCTCGCCAAGCTTTACATGCGCAATGTTTAGGTATTATACATCCTATTACCTTACAACCCATGGAATGGCAAAGTCCTTTACCTGAAGATATGAAGCAATTAATTAACTGTCTACGAGAAGATAAATTCAATGCTTGA
- the pgeF gene encoding peptidoglycan editing factor PgeF, producing MLDLIIPDWPAPSWIKAYTTTRLGGVSQSPYVSLNIAMHVGDNLDDVTKNRQLLQKYLYLKKSIIWLEQIHGNTAISADDPIDSLAADAIYSRTGQTVCAVQTADCLPLLVCSSNSYCVAAIHAGWKGLSSGIIENTIRALGLPPREILVWLGPAIGPQAFTVGEEVFQSFIDKDQAAETAFQPIKNKRWQANLYKLAQQRLLKLGITSIYGGNFCTYSDKLRFFSYRRDQITGRMLSLIWINLP from the coding sequence ATGCTTGATCTAATCATTCCTGATTGGCCCGCTCCAAGCTGGATCAAAGCCTACACTACCACTCGACTAGGCGGTGTTAGCCAAAGCCCCTATGTTAGTTTAAATATTGCCATGCATGTAGGTGACAATTTAGATGATGTCACTAAAAATCGCCAATTACTACAAAAGTACTTATATCTAAAAAAATCCATTATCTGGTTAGAACAAATACATGGGAACACTGCTATTTCAGCTGATGATCCCATCGATAGTCTTGCAGCTGATGCTATTTATTCAAGAACAGGACAAACGGTTTGCGCCGTACAAACCGCCGACTGCTTACCTCTATTGGTTTGTAGTTCCAACAGTTATTGTGTCGCAGCCATTCACGCAGGCTGGAAAGGCTTAAGTAGTGGTATTATCGAAAATACTATCCGTGCATTAGGTTTACCACCCAGAGAGATATTAGTTTGGTTAGGACCTGCTATCGGCCCTCAAGCTTTTACAGTCGGAGAAGAAGTTTTTCAGTCTTTCATAGACAAAGATCAGGCTGCTGAAACAGCTTTTCAGCCTATAAAGAACAAAAGATGGCAAGCCAATCTATATAAATTGGCCCAACAACGTTTGCTCAAACTAGGAATTACCTCCATCTATGGAGGTAATTTCTGTACTTATTCCGACAAGCTTCGTTTTTTTTCTTATCGCAGAGACCAAATAACAGGGCGTATGCTAAGCCTCATTTGGATAAACTTACCTTAA
- a CDS encoding HlyC/CorC family transporter, with protein MHYSFAFLVGLLVFLLLAAVFFSLAEAAMLSINRYRLRHLVRHHNLLAKRVQDLLKRPDRLLGVILLCGTFADILASAVVTLLALHYFSTSGVFLATLALTFVVLIFCEVAPKTLATLYPQPIALFAVWPLIILLHILYPFVWLTNLLANTTLQLLGVKIPKLTVEQLSREELVSLLREGTGHMPNDYKNMLLKVLELGKVTVEDIMIPRQEIIGIDINQSWESILKQLIKSEYTRLPIYRNSVDEIIGILHFRKVLNSLSKQQLSKEVLIEAAEEVHFIPEATALNSQLLNFRREKHRIGLVVNEYGEIQGLITLEDILEEIVGEFTTDMALMRRAVSLQADGSYLIDGGIALRDLNRQLNLNLPLRGPKTLSGLIIETLEVIPKVGTIFQFENKTMEVILIKDNMIKTVKIFPSHPVLSKNI; from the coding sequence ATGCATTATTCATTTGCATTTCTTGTTGGTTTATTAGTTTTTTTATTACTAGCGGCTGTATTTTTTTCATTGGCAGAAGCAGCCATGTTATCTATAAATAGGTATCGATTGCGCCATTTAGTGAGGCATCATAACCTGCTTGCTAAACGTGTACAGGACTTATTAAAAAGACCGGATCGTTTGCTTGGGGTTATCCTTTTATGCGGAACTTTTGCTGATATTCTTGCTTCTGCTGTCGTTACGTTGCTTGCATTACATTATTTTTCGACATCCGGTGTTTTTTTAGCAACCTTAGCACTTACTTTTGTGGTTTTAATTTTTTGTGAAGTAGCGCCAAAAACTTTAGCAACCTTATATCCCCAACCGATAGCGTTGTTTGCCGTTTGGCCTTTAATTATTTTATTACATATTCTATATCCTTTTGTTTGGCTAACCAATTTATTAGCGAATACTACCTTACAACTACTGGGAGTAAAAATTCCGAAATTGACGGTTGAACAATTATCTCGCGAAGAATTAGTGAGTTTATTACGCGAGGGTACTGGGCATATGCCTAATGATTATAAAAATATGTTACTCAAAGTACTTGAGTTAGGCAAAGTAACCGTAGAAGATATTATGATTCCTAGACAGGAAATTATTGGTATTGATATTAATCAGTCTTGGGAATCGATTTTAAAGCAATTAATTAAGAGTGAATATACACGGTTACCGATTTATCGAAATTCTGTTGATGAGATAATAGGTATTTTACATTTTCGAAAAGTTTTAAATAGTTTAAGTAAACAACAATTAAGTAAGGAAGTATTGATCGAAGCGGCAGAAGAAGTTCATTTTATACCTGAAGCAACGGCTTTAAATAGTCAATTGTTAAATTTTCGTCGTGAGAAGCATCGTATTGGTTTGGTTGTCAATGAATATGGTGAAATTCAGGGACTGATTACCTTAGAAGACATACTAGAAGAAATTGTTGGTGAATTTACCACTGATATGGCATTAATGCGCCGTGCCGTTTCATTACAAGCAGATGGAAGTTATTTGATAGACGGAGGAATTGCATTGCGCGATTTAAATCGTCAATTAAATTTAAATCTACCATTACGAGGCCCTAAAACTTTAAGCGGATTAATTATTGAGACACTTGAAGTGATTCCCAAAGTAGGGACTATCTTTCAGTTTGAAAATAAAACGATGGAAGTTATTTTGATTAAAGATAATATGATTAAAACTGTTAAAATATTTCCAAGTCACCCTGTTTTATCTAAAAATATTTAA
- the ccsA gene encoding cytochrome c biogenesis protein CcsA — translation MAPYADLIHIFLSTLALIVLVSASLQALLLASQEWMLKHKQAVGFIQYFPPLEVMETYLFKLIAIAIILLTLVLATSMILFHPVFEHRLWQKILISLLAWGVLLMLLIGRSYFGWRGKIAISWTLIGASLIGIVYLGAIFFMPNL, via the coding sequence ATGGCGCCCTATGCTGATTTAATTCATATTTTTCTTTCGACTCTTGCACTGATTGTTTTGGTTAGCGCGTCACTCCAAGCATTGTTATTGGCTAGCCAAGAATGGATGCTTAAGCATAAACAAGCGGTTGGATTTATTCAATATTTCCCACCTTTAGAAGTGATGGAAACCTACCTTTTTAAGCTAATTGCTATCGCTATCATTTTACTGACTTTAGTTTTGGCAACGAGCATGATTTTATTCCATCCTGTTTTTGAGCATCGCTTGTGGCAAAAAATACTTATATCATTGCTAGCCTGGGGGGTACTTTTAATGCTATTAATCGGGAGAAGTTATTTTGGCTGGAGAGGAAAAATTGCGATTAGCTGGACACTAATTGGCGCTAGTTTGATTGGAATTGTTTATTTAGGAGCAATTTTTTTCATGCCTAATCTTTAA